The following are from one region of the Cyanobium gracile PCC 6307 genome:
- the rplS gene encoding 50S ribosomal protein L19, with amino-acid sequence MATETDPTTTDPSTEDPSTDVDPQTVDQGTADVVSEAADTTAAAVAAPAAVTVTTGKLSARALIEEFEATQLKSDLPEIYVGDTVKVGVRIREGNKERVQPYEGVVIAKRHGGLNQTITVRRIFQGIGVERVFMLHSPQVASVKVERRGKVRRAKLFYLRDRVGKATRVKQRFDR; translated from the coding sequence ATGGCAACCGAGACCGATCCGACCACCACCGATCCATCCACCGAGGATCCGTCCACCGACGTGGACCCGCAGACCGTGGACCAGGGGACTGCTGACGTGGTGTCCGAGGCGGCCGACACCACTGCGGCAGCCGTGGCGGCCCCTGCCGCCGTGACCGTGACCACAGGCAAGCTGAGCGCCCGCGCCCTGATCGAAGAGTTCGAGGCGACCCAACTGAAGAGCGACCTGCCCGAGATCTACGTGGGCGACACCGTCAAGGTGGGCGTGCGCATCCGGGAGGGCAACAAGGAGCGGGTGCAGCCCTACGAGGGCGTGGTGATCGCCAAGCGCCACGGCGGCCTCAACCAGACGATCACCGTCCGTCGCATCTTCCAGGGCATCGGCGTGGAGCGGGTCTTCATGCTGCACAGCCCCCAGGTCGCTTCCGTGAAAGTGGAGCGGCGCGGTAAGGTGCGTCGGGCGAAGCTCTTCTATCTGCGTGACCGGGTGGGTAAAGCCACTCGCGTCAAACAGCGCTTCGATCGCTGA
- a CDS encoding SPFH domain-containing protein: protein MEALIIPVLVVLAGLGISGVKVTSSSRSMLVERLGKYDRELRPGLSLVIPGLERVVSHESLKERVLDIPPQQCITRDNVSIEVDAVVYWQLLEHARAYYGVDNLQAAMVNLVLTQIRAEMGKLDLDQTFTTRQEVNETLLKELDQATDPWGVKVTRVELRDIQPSQGVQQAMEQQMTAEREKRAAILRSEGERESQVNAARGRAEALVLDAKAKQEAVLLDADAQAKQQLLLAKARAESATQLAAVIEAHPAAAEGLRLLLAKDWMAMGQQMAAAHGGSVLMVDPQSPASLLAALKGLQEKGGS from the coding sequence ATGGAAGCGCTCATCATTCCGGTGCTCGTGGTGCTGGCCGGACTGGGCATCAGCGGCGTCAAGGTCACCAGCAGCAGCCGTTCGATGCTGGTGGAGCGCCTCGGCAAGTACGACCGGGAGCTGCGCCCCGGCCTGTCCCTGGTGATCCCTGGCCTGGAGCGGGTGGTGAGCCACGAATCGCTGAAGGAGCGGGTGCTCGACATCCCCCCCCAGCAGTGCATCACCCGCGACAACGTTTCGATCGAGGTGGATGCGGTGGTGTACTGGCAGCTGCTGGAGCACGCCCGCGCCTACTACGGCGTCGACAACCTGCAGGCGGCCATGGTCAACCTGGTGCTCACCCAGATCCGGGCCGAGATGGGCAAGCTCGACCTCGACCAGACCTTCACCACCCGCCAGGAGGTGAACGAGACCCTGCTCAAGGAACTCGATCAGGCCACCGACCCCTGGGGCGTCAAGGTGACCCGGGTGGAGCTGCGCGACATCCAGCCCTCCCAGGGGGTGCAGCAGGCGATGGAGCAGCAGATGACCGCCGAGCGGGAGAAGCGGGCGGCGATCCTGCGCTCCGAGGGGGAGCGGGAATCCCAGGTGAACGCGGCCCGGGGCCGGGCCGAGGCCCTGGTGCTGGATGCCAAGGCCAAGCAGGAGGCGGTGCTGCTCGATGCCGATGCCCAGGCCAAGCAGCAGCTGCTGCTGGCCAAGGCGCGGGCCGAGTCGGCCACCCAGCTGGCGGCCGTGATCGAGGCCCATCCGGCGGCGGCCGAAGGGCTGCGACTGCTGCTGGCCAAGGACTGGATGGCCATGGGCCAGCAGATGGCTGCTGCCCACGGGGGATCGGTGCTGATGGTGGATCCCCAGAGCCCGGCGTCGTTGCTGGCGGCCCTCAAGGGGCTGCAGGAGAAGGGCGGCAGCTGA
- the map gene encoding type I methionyl aminopeptidase, producing MNLFADLLASTNGVKGGGSPLTQAGPRIQKGRRGVEVKSAREIAIMRQASRIVATVLREIIDMAAPGMTTGDLDRHAEARIRAMGATPSFKGYHGFPASICASINNEVVHGIPSAKRVIKAGDLVKIDTGAYYEGFHGDSCVTLCVGEGVPEEARRLSRVAQESLMKGLATVKAGSTLLELAGAVQDHVEAHGYAVVEDYTGHGVGRNLHEEPSVFNYRTRDLPNMQLRPGMTLAVEPILNAGSKACRTLRDRWTVVTVDGSLSAQWEHTIVVTSDGCDILTDRDF from the coding sequence ATGAACCTGTTCGCCGATCTGCTGGCCAGCACCAACGGCGTCAAGGGCGGTGGGTCCCCTCTCACCCAGGCCGGCCCTCGCATCCAGAAGGGCCGCCGCGGCGTGGAGGTCAAGTCGGCGCGGGAGATCGCCATCATGCGCCAGGCCAGCCGCATCGTGGCCACGGTGCTGCGGGAGATCATCGACATGGCCGCCCCGGGCATGACCACCGGCGACCTCGACCGCCACGCCGAGGCCCGCATCCGCGCCATGGGGGCCACCCCCAGTTTCAAGGGCTACCACGGCTTTCCGGCCAGCATCTGCGCCAGCATCAACAACGAGGTGGTGCACGGCATCCCCAGCGCCAAACGGGTGATCAAGGCGGGCGATCTGGTCAAGATCGACACCGGGGCTTACTACGAAGGCTTCCACGGCGACAGCTGCGTCACCCTCTGCGTCGGTGAGGGGGTGCCTGAGGAGGCCCGCCGCCTCAGCCGGGTGGCCCAGGAATCCCTGATGAAGGGCCTGGCCACCGTCAAGGCCGGCAGCACCCTGCTGGAGCTGGCCGGCGCCGTCCAGGACCACGTCGAGGCCCACGGCTACGCCGTGGTCGAGGACTACACGGGTCATGGCGTGGGCCGCAACCTGCACGAGGAGCCCTCGGTGTTCAACTACCGCACCCGCGACCTGCCCAACATGCAGCTGCGGCCCGGCATGACCCTGGCGGTGGAGCCGATCCTCAACGCCGGCAGCAAGGCCTGCCGCACCCTCAGGGACCGCTGGACCGTGGTGACCGTGGACGGCAGCCTCTCGGCCCAGTGGGAGCACACCATCGTGGTCACCTCCGACGGCTGCGATATCCTCACCGACCGCGACTTCTAG
- a CDS encoding hyperconserved protein Hcp produces MELDLQPGDVVKVLESAALGWVRARVIRVKSGGRVVVQSDQGREFTARGNQVRLIEPAGFRP; encoded by the coding sequence ATGGAGTTGGATCTACAACCCGGTGATGTGGTCAAGGTGCTGGAATCCGCAGCCCTTGGCTGGGTCCGGGCCCGGGTCATCCGGGTCAAGTCCGGAGGTCGGGTCGTGGTCCAGAGCGACCAGGGGCGGGAATTCACCGCCCGTGGCAATCAGGTGCGTCTGATTGAACCCGCCGGCTTCCGCCCCTGA
- a CDS encoding phosphotransacetylase family protein, whose amino-acid sequence MSIPLLIGSCEPFSGKSAVVLGLGRQLARQGVPLAFGKPLATCMDDPLDAFPDAAPENPLLDPDVRFIGATLGLEPEQLIPSLHVLEPATARARLLAGDLAPGEGLTLLQRRIHDNAERLVLLEGAGSLSEGQLYGLGLVQLAQALQAPVLLVHPWSDSRSVESLLEARHQLGDLLAGVVLNAVLPEVVPEVREAVLPALERLGIPVLGVMPRSPLLRSVTVEELARRLAATVLCCRDGLDLLVETLSIGAMNVNSAMEFFRRRRNMAVVTGADRTDIQLAALEASTQCLILTGAGEPLPQLISRAEELEVPVLKVDHDTLTTVEVIDAAIGHVRLHEAVKATYAIRLVEENCHFERLFRRLRLAVHA is encoded by the coding sequence ATGTCCATCCCCCTGCTGATCGGCTCCTGCGAACCCTTCAGCGGCAAGTCGGCGGTGGTGCTCGGCCTGGGCCGCCAGCTCGCCCGCCAGGGCGTGCCGCTGGCCTTCGGCAAGCCGCTGGCCACTTGCATGGACGACCCGCTCGACGCCTTCCCCGACGCGGCCCCGGAGAACCCCCTGCTCGATCCCGACGTGCGCTTCATCGGCGCCACCCTCGGTCTGGAGCCGGAGCAGCTGATCCCGTCCCTGCACGTGCTGGAGCCGGCGACGGCCCGGGCCCGTCTGCTGGCGGGGGATCTGGCCCCGGGGGAGGGGCTGACGCTGCTGCAGCGCCGCATCCACGACAATGCCGAGCGGCTGGTGCTGCTGGAGGGAGCCGGCAGCCTCAGCGAAGGGCAGCTCTACGGCCTGGGCCTGGTGCAGCTGGCCCAGGCCCTGCAGGCGCCGGTGCTGCTGGTGCATCCCTGGAGCGACAGCCGCAGCGTCGAGTCCCTGCTGGAGGCCCGGCACCAGCTGGGGGATCTGCTGGCGGGCGTGGTGCTCAACGCCGTGCTGCCCGAGGTGGTGCCGGAGGTGCGGGAGGCGGTGCTGCCGGCCTTGGAGCGGCTCGGCATCCCGGTGCTGGGCGTGATGCCCCGCAGCCCCCTGCTGCGCAGCGTCACGGTGGAGGAGCTGGCGCGCCGGCTGGCGGCCACCGTGCTCTGCTGCCGCGACGGCCTCGACCTGCTGGTGGAGACCCTCTCGATCGGCGCCATGAACGTCAATTCGGCGATGGAATTCTTCCGCCGCCGCCGCAACATGGCGGTGGTGACGGGCGCCGACCGCACCGACATCCAGCTGGCGGCCCTGGAGGCCTCCACCCAGTGCCTGATCCTCACCGGGGCCGGTGAGCCCCTGCCCCAGCTGATCAGCCGGGCCGAGGAGCTGGAGGTGCCGGTGCTCAAGGTCGACCATGACACCCTGACCACCGTGGAGGTGATCGACGCCGCCATCGGCCATGTGCGGCTGCATGAAGCGGTGAAGGCCACCTATGCGATCCGGCTGGTGGAGGAGAACTGCCACTTCGAACGGCTGTTCCGCCGGCTGCGCCTGGCGGTCCATGCCTGA
- a CDS encoding YajQ family cyclic di-GMP-binding protein — translation MADSYSFDVVSDFDRQELVNAVDQVRREVGQRYDLKDSATEIDVEEASLTITTASDMTLDAVVDVLRQKATKRNLSLKIFDLQTPEPVGGNRVKQVIKLRKGLTQELAKKLSKLVRDQVKKVTVAIQGESLRVTGKNKDDLQQVISLLRAEDLEVPLQFENYR, via the coding sequence ATGGCCGACAGCTATTCCTTCGACGTCGTCTCCGACTTCGACCGCCAGGAGTTGGTTAACGCCGTCGACCAGGTGCGCCGCGAGGTGGGCCAGCGCTACGACCTCAAGGATTCGGCCACGGAGATCGACGTGGAGGAGGCCAGCCTGACGATCACCACCGCCAGCGACATGACCCTCGACGCGGTGGTGGACGTGCTGCGCCAGAAGGCCACCAAGCGCAACCTGTCGCTGAAGATCTTCGATCTGCAGACCCCCGAGCCGGTGGGTGGCAACCGGGTGAAGCAGGTGATCAAGCTGCGCAAGGGCCTCACCCAGGAGCTGGCCAAGAAGCTCAGCAAGCTGGTGCGGGATCAGGTCAAGAAGGTGACCGTGGCGATCCAGGGCGAGAGCCTGCGCGTCACCGGCAAGAACAAGGACGACCTGCAGCAGGTGATCAGCCTGCTGCGGGCGGAGGACCTGGAGGTGCCGCTGCAGTTCGAGAACTACCGCTGA
- the gltX gene encoding glutamate--tRNA ligase — protein sequence MAAAVPVRVRLAPSPTGTLHIGTARTAVFNWLFARHLGGAFLLRIEDTDRERSKVEYTENILGGLRWLGLTWDEEPVVQSQRIEAHRAAIAQLLESGHAYRCFASDAELAAMRERQQAEGRPPRYDNLHRDLTPEQQQAYIDEGREAVIRFRIDDGATITWNDLVRGEMRWAGSDLGGDMVIARRAPADAIGDPLYNLVVVVDDAAMAISHVIRGEDHIANTGKQLLLYAALGLTPPLFAHTPLILNQEGRKLSKRDGVTSVGDFRAMGYTAEALVNYMTLLGWSPPEGIGERFSLEQAAAVFSFERVNRAGARFDWDKLNWLNAQVLHGLGAGELRQRLLPLWQARGWGDDGPAADAAWQEDLCALLGPSLSLLADGVDQAAPFFETPQPDEAALALRTDAPSRAALTALLEQLPEGPLDADTAQALLGAAATAAGVKKGVLMKGLRAALLGSLKGPDLLTTWVLLHRRGSDRERIAAAL from the coding sequence GTGGCCGCAGCGGTTCCCGTACGCGTTCGGCTGGCCCCCAGCCCCACCGGCACCCTCCACATCGGCACCGCCCGCACGGCGGTGTTCAACTGGCTGTTCGCCCGCCACCTGGGGGGCGCCTTCCTGCTCCGCATCGAGGACACCGACCGGGAACGGTCCAAGGTCGAGTACACCGAGAACATCCTCGGTGGCCTGCGCTGGCTGGGCCTCACCTGGGACGAGGAGCCGGTGGTGCAGAGCCAGCGCATCGAGGCCCACCGGGCCGCGATCGCGCAGCTGCTGGAGAGCGGCCATGCCTACCGCTGCTTCGCCAGCGACGCCGAGCTGGCGGCGATGCGGGAGCGCCAGCAGGCCGAGGGCCGGCCCCCCCGCTACGACAACCTGCACCGGGACCTCACCCCCGAGCAGCAGCAGGCCTACATCGATGAGGGGCGCGAGGCGGTGATCCGCTTCCGCATCGACGACGGCGCCACGATCACCTGGAACGATCTGGTGCGCGGCGAGATGCGCTGGGCGGGGAGTGATCTGGGCGGCGACATGGTGATCGCCCGCCGGGCGCCCGCCGATGCCATCGGCGACCCGCTCTACAACCTGGTGGTGGTGGTGGACGACGCCGCCATGGCCATCAGCCACGTGATCCGGGGCGAGGACCACATCGCCAACACCGGCAAGCAACTGCTGCTCTACGCGGCCCTGGGGCTGACCCCGCCCCTGTTCGCCCATACCCCCCTGATCCTCAACCAGGAGGGCCGCAAGCTCTCCAAGCGCGACGGTGTCACCTCCGTGGGCGATTTCCGCGCCATGGGCTACACCGCCGAGGCCCTGGTCAACTACATGACCCTGCTGGGCTGGTCACCGCCGGAGGGCATCGGCGAGCGCTTCAGCCTCGAGCAGGCCGCCGCGGTGTTCTCCTTCGAGCGCGTCAACCGGGCCGGGGCGCGCTTCGACTGGGACAAGCTCAACTGGCTCAACGCCCAGGTGCTGCACGGGCTGGGGGCCGGCGAGCTGCGCCAGCGGCTGCTGCCCCTCTGGCAGGCCCGGGGCTGGGGCGACGACGGCCCGGCCGCCGATGCCGCCTGGCAGGAGGATCTCTGCGCCCTGCTGGGGCCCTCCCTCAGCCTGCTGGCGGACGGGGTCGACCAGGCCGCCCCCTTCTTCGAAACGCCGCAGCCGGACGAGGCTGCCCTGGCCCTGCGGACCGACGCCCCCAGCCGCGCCGCCCTGACGGCCCTGCTGGAGCAGCTGCCCGAGGGGCCCCTCGATGCCGACACGGCCCAGGCGCTGCTGGGGGCCGCCGCCACGGCCGCGGGCGTCAAGAAAGGGGTGCTGATGAAGGGTCTGCGGGCCGCCCTGCTGGGCAGCCTCAAGGGGCCCGACCTGCTCACGACCTGGGTGCTGCTGCACCGGCGCGGCAGCGACCGGGAGCGGATCGCCGCGGCCCTCTGA
- a CDS encoding NfeD family protein yields MPAPPILWLALAGVLLLLELVGADGDGLLLIGAVAALLLTLVAILAPVLPPLGQLLLYAVLVGTGYAWLRRWSARRQARAIPPSARAELAEVTTAFDANGEGRVRWQGQSWSAQNLAPDQLLPPGAQVTVMGREGTRLQVLPRQESMPGSNGLG; encoded by the coding sequence ATGCCCGCCCCACCGATCCTCTGGCTCGCCCTGGCGGGGGTGCTGCTGCTGCTGGAGCTGGTGGGCGCCGACGGGGACGGCCTGCTGCTGATCGGCGCCGTAGCGGCCCTGCTGCTCACCCTCGTCGCCATCCTGGCGCCGGTGCTGCCACCCCTGGGCCAGCTGCTGCTCTACGCCGTGCTGGTGGGCACGGGCTACGCCTGGCTGCGGCGCTGGTCGGCCCGCCGCCAGGCCCGGGCCATCCCCCCCAGCGCCCGCGCCGAACTGGCGGAGGTGACCACGGCCTTCGATGCCAACGGCGAGGGTCGGGTGCGCTGGCAGGGCCAGAGCTGGTCCGCCCAGAACCTGGCGCCCGACCAGCTCCTGCCCCCCGGCGCCCAGGTGACGGTGATGGGCCGGGAGGGAACGCGGCTGCAGGTGCTGCCGCGCCAGGAGTCGATGCCGGGCTCGAACGGCCTCGGCTAG
- a CDS encoding DUF1643 domain-containing protein, whose product MKATGRAAFSRCGHYRWWLERVWEPQGSRLLFIGLNPSRADHRHDDPTLRRLVAFAAGWGYGGLEVLNLFARISPRPSALALAADPVGAANPSWIRRRVRAAQRPRGPAGAAAPLPLIWLGWGNGGRRSGQDERVLELLAPHRHRLVCLGLTASGAPLHPLYRPAASLLRPYGASCGQSDAAVRAPWPAPPAATPSTCS is encoded by the coding sequence GTGAAGGCCACCGGCCGGGCCGCCTTCAGCCGCTGTGGCCACTACCGCTGGTGGCTGGAGCGCGTCTGGGAGCCCCAGGGCAGCCGGCTGCTGTTCATCGGCCTGAATCCCTCCCGCGCCGACCATCGCCACGACGACCCCACCCTGCGGCGGCTGGTGGCCTTCGCCGCCGGCTGGGGCTACGGCGGCCTGGAGGTGCTGAACCTCTTCGCCCGCATCAGCCCCCGCCCCTCCGCCCTGGCCCTCGCCGCCGATCCGGTGGGCGCCGCCAACCCGTCCTGGATCCGGCGCAGGGTGCGGGCGGCCCAGCGGCCCCGTGGGCCTGCCGGTGCCGCCGCGCCGCTGCCGCTGATCTGGCTGGGCTGGGGCAACGGCGGCCGCCGCTCGGGTCAGGACGAACGGGTGCTGGAGCTGCTGGCCCCCCACCGTCACCGGCTGGTGTGTCTCGGCCTCACCGCCTCCGGTGCCCCGCTCCATCCCCTCTACCGGCCGGCCGCAAGCCTGTTGCGGCCGTATGGGGCATCCTGTGGGCAGTCCGACGCCGCCGTCCGCGCCCCATGGCCCGCACCCCCCGCCGCTACGCCATCCACCTGTTCCTGA
- a CDS encoding NAD-dependent epimerase/dehydratase family protein, producing MPDPSNEALTVAVTGASGALGQALLHRWHHRGARLIALCHGRTPLQLAGPDGLPIPLRQVHWQVGQEAALESLLEEVDVLVINHGINVHGDGSAEATGCSLEVNALSAWRLLELFAAVAARRGGAPSDGRRRPEVWVNTSEAEIQPALSPLYEISKRLLGQLLSLRAPSLAPVLRLRRLVLGPFRSALNPIGVMGADWVAGEILRQADWNCGLIIVTPNPLTYVLMPLATLTRWAYYGLLRRP from the coding sequence ATGCCGGACCCCTCAAACGAAGCGCTCACCGTGGCTGTCACCGGTGCCAGCGGCGCCCTCGGCCAGGCCCTGCTGCACCGCTGGCACCACCGCGGCGCCCGGCTGATCGCCCTCTGCCACGGCCGCACGCCGCTGCAGCTGGCCGGTCCGGACGGGCTGCCGATCCCCCTGCGCCAGGTGCACTGGCAGGTGGGCCAGGAGGCGGCCCTCGAATCCCTGCTCGAGGAGGTGGACGTGCTGGTGATCAACCACGGCATCAATGTCCATGGCGACGGCAGCGCCGAGGCGACCGGTTGTTCCCTGGAGGTCAACGCCCTGAGCGCCTGGCGGCTGCTGGAGCTGTTCGCCGCGGTGGCGGCGCGGCGCGGGGGGGCACCGAGCGACGGGCGCCGGCGGCCGGAGGTGTGGGTGAACACCTCGGAAGCGGAGATCCAGCCGGCCCTGAGCCCCCTCTACGAGATCAGCAAGCGGCTGCTGGGTCAACTGCTCAGCCTGCGGGCCCCGTCCCTGGCCCCGGTGCTGCGGCTGCGGCGCCTGGTGCTGGGGCCATTCCGCTCGGCCCTCAACCCCATCGGTGTGATGGGCGCCGACTGGGTGGCCGGCGAGATCCTGCGGCAGGCCGACTGGAACTGCGGTCTGATCATCGTCACCCCGAACCCGCTCACCTACGTGCTGATGCCCCTGGCCACCCTGACGCGCTGGGCCTACTACGGGTTGCTGCGGCGGCCGTGA
- a CDS encoding MAPEG family protein: protein MATSLLSPLLAASIALPVLPAAAGGPFAWSLVLSGAVVVLSLIPLGAARSQADFTPSDLAAPRAMFERLPAWGKRANWAHQNSFEAFTLHAPACLLCLLVAPGVLAAAPWAPLAAWLHPLLRAGYLGAYVANLPPLRSLCWAGGILCTALLYSEGLRAVLRS, encoded by the coding sequence ATGGCCACCTCCCTGCTCAGCCCCCTCCTGGCGGCCAGCATCGCCCTGCCGGTGCTGCCGGCGGCCGCTGGCGGGCCCTTCGCCTGGTCGCTGGTGCTCTCGGGAGCCGTGGTGGTGCTCAGCCTGATCCCCCTGGGCGCCGCCCGCTCCCAGGCCGACTTCACCCCCTCCGACCTGGCCGCCCCCCGGGCGATGTTCGAGCGGCTGCCGGCCTGGGGCAAGCGGGCGAACTGGGCGCACCAGAACAGCTTCGAGGCCTTCACCCTGCACGCCCCCGCCTGCCTGCTGTGCTTGCTGGTGGCCCCTGGCGTACTGGCGGCCGCCCCGTGGGCGCCCCTGGCGGCCTGGCTGCACCCCCTGCTGCGGGCGGGCTACCTGGGGGCCTATGTGGCCAACCTGCCGCCCCTGCGCAGCCTCTGCTGGGCCGGCGGCATTCTCTGCACCGCCCTGCTGTATTCCGAAGGGCTGCGGGCGGTGCTGCGCAGTTGA